In Nitratireductor basaltis, the following are encoded in one genomic region:
- a CDS encoding Lrp/AsnC family transcriptional regulator, which produces MDRLDRKILRLLQENATLAVADIAKKVGLSTTPCWRRIQKLEEEGVIRRRVAILDPVKVNARVTVFVSIRTNAHSHEWLKRFSEVIREFPEVVEFYRMSGDVDYLLRVVVPDIAAYDQFYKRLISKIEIRDVSSTFAMEQIKYTTELPLDYLVLDKESPSSASA; this is translated from the coding sequence ATGGACCGTCTCGACAGAAAAATCCTCCGCCTCCTGCAGGAGAATGCCACATTGGCAGTAGCGGATATCGCCAAGAAGGTGGGCCTGTCGACGACCCCCTGCTGGAGACGTATCCAGAAACTCGAAGAAGAAGGCGTGATCCGGCGGCGGGTGGCTATCCTTGACCCCGTGAAGGTCAATGCCCGCGTGACGGTCTTTGTTTCCATCCGCACCAATGCGCATAGCCATGAGTGGCTCAAGCGCTTCTCCGAGGTAATCCGCGAATTCCCGGAAGTGGTGGAGTTCTACCGCATGAGCGGTGATGTCGATTACCTGCTTCGCGTTGTCGTGCCCGACATCGCCGCCTATGACCAGTTCTACAAGCGCCTGATCTCGAAGATTGAAATCCGCGATGTGTCCTCCACATTCGCCATGGAGCAGATCAAGTACACGACCGAACTGCCACTAGATTACCTGGTGCTCGACAAGGAGAGCCCATCGAGCGCTTCGGCCTGA
- a CDS encoding uracil-DNA glycosylase family protein: protein MNARQNSVDLLERRIKACRLCRDAPTYLPQLPHEPRPVAWLSSRAKILIAGQAPGTRVHASGKPFDDRSGDRLRDWLGVSHEQFYDRDNFAIVPMGFCFPGQDVKGGDLPPRRECAPTWRSAVLATMPQIELVLAIGQYAHHWHLKALKERTLTETVMKWRSIYEQTMPRPVLALPHPSWRTIGWAKKHPWFEDDLLPFVKEQVRQLLSST from the coding sequence ATGAATGCTCGCCAAAATTCGGTGGATCTGCTGGAGCGGCGTATCAAAGCCTGCCGCCTATGCCGGGATGCTCCGACATATCTGCCCCAGCTGCCACATGAACCGCGTCCGGTGGCGTGGTTGTCATCGCGCGCGAAGATCCTGATCGCAGGCCAGGCGCCCGGTACCAGGGTACATGCGTCGGGCAAGCCTTTCGACGATCGCTCGGGTGACCGGCTGCGTGACTGGCTGGGAGTTTCGCATGAACAGTTTTATGATCGGGACAATTTCGCGATCGTGCCCATGGGTTTCTGTTTCCCCGGTCAGGATGTAAAAGGCGGCGATCTTCCGCCGCGCCGGGAATGTGCGCCGACCTGGCGCAGCGCGGTGTTGGCGACAATGCCACAGATAGAACTTGTACTCGCTATCGGCCAATACGCCCATCACTGGCATCTGAAAGCGCTCAAGGAGCGGACGCTGACGGAAACCGTGATGAAATGGCGGTCAATTTACGAGCAGACGATGCCGAGGCCCGTGCTGGCCCTGCCGCATCCCTCATGGCGTACCATTGGCTGGGCGAAGAAGCATCCATGGTTCGAAGACGATCTCCTGCCGTTCGTGAAGGAGCAGGTCAGGCAGCTTTTGTCTTCGACGTAG
- a CDS encoding glutathione S-transferase family protein: MKLYDGGKAPNPRRVRIFLAEKGLDVPLKPVDMGAMEHRGEEIGCRNPFRELPVLELDDGKVICESVAICRYFEELHPEPALFGEGAFGKAEVEMWQRRVEHRLFMPVAAVFRHLHPAMKEWEVPQVPEWGNANRPKAIAFLEFLDTVLGERPYIAGENHSIADITAFVSMQFMKPARIEMPEGLNNLQRWYEKQAARPSAQA, encoded by the coding sequence TTGAAACTCTATGATGGCGGCAAGGCACCCAATCCGCGACGCGTTCGCATTTTCCTGGCGGAGAAGGGCCTGGATGTACCGTTGAAACCCGTTGATATGGGCGCCATGGAGCATCGCGGAGAAGAAATCGGCTGTCGCAATCCGTTCAGGGAATTGCCTGTGCTCGAACTTGATGACGGCAAGGTTATCTGCGAATCCGTGGCGATCTGTCGGTATTTCGAGGAACTGCACCCTGAGCCTGCGCTCTTCGGGGAAGGGGCCTTCGGCAAGGCGGAAGTGGAGATGTGGCAACGTCGCGTGGAGCATCGCCTTTTCATGCCCGTGGCGGCCGTCTTCCGCCACCTCCACCCGGCAATGAAGGAGTGGGAAGTGCCACAGGTGCCCGAGTGGGGAAACGCGAACCGGCCCAAGGCCATTGCCTTTCTGGAATTCCTCGACACGGTTCTTGGCGAGCGTCCCTATATCGCAGGTGAAAACCACTCCATCGCCGACATTACAGCATTCGTCAGCATGCAGTTCATGAAACCCGCGCGCATCGAAATGCCTGAAGGCCTGAACAATCTGCAGCGCTGGTACGAGAAGCAGGCTGCCAGGCCAAGCGCCCAAGCCTGA